One Streptococcus gallolyticus subsp. gallolyticus DSM 16831 DNA window includes the following coding sequences:
- a CDS encoding Cna B-type domain-containing protein: MRKIRDYFLLLLTPIIVFMGVLTTTTGQIVHAASGNELTNVITDISLWDVNNGQTLQPNSSGTYNLVKDNSYRYETTFDLSKYDGKLNDGDYFIFTVPAPITVENTSFDLEDKETGVAMGTAVVTSSGDSKGGTVNVTLKNLKDYLAKKGGSQVQGVKGTFYTDFKITKVTKSETLTYSTNQTTKEITHTISVTERGTSDYTDTIGKENFAKIGGVMKKESWSSEILNKSGEYIHNWYLRVNTNQSTYDSISLKDAIPSDSAPMQYIPEKLKIYAGYYNTSLELTDIQLMKKGEDYTIEYNSAYTSFNLKILNTATRLATNGKPATYSISYSTTSPANGTDVVNELSMTGGEQEITTRTDRTTTINRVTRSTKITTGGTIQLETGYRITLYKQDAETGNLLNGAEFEITSPSGDKETVKIEKDGVAQSKVYSAEEAKKGKFTIVEIKAPKGYVLDQTPIEVSLGENGIIRTIKNSKEKLSIPVTKQWNDNNNQDGKRPEDITVQLYANGQVVDGQTMTLNNENNWTAQFENLAKIDDDGKEIAYTVKEISVDGYTSNISGDTENGYTITNTYSPGKVEISGTKTWSDNNNQDGKRPDSITINLLADGEKVDSQTVTANNNWAYNFTDLAKYKDGKEVVYTVTEDPVSDYTTTINGYNITNSYTPATTSISGTKTWSDNDNQDGKRPDSITINLLANGKKVDSQKVSAATNWAYHFGNLPQYENGQVITYTVNEDAVDSYSTSINGYNITNSYTPETVDVKATKNWDDNDNQDGKRPTSITVNLLADGEKINSQKVVAAADGTWTASFTNLPKYKDGKEIKYTVTEEAVEEYETIINDFTITNKYIPKAIEYKVTKVWKDNNNQDGKRPSAITVQLYKSVGEAKPTPIAGKTLTLTADNQTNDNTWEASFTNLPQFEKGQEIAYSVQEVDTPEGYTASVEGQTITNSHDPETIIISGQKKWDDNDNQDGKRTTTVKVQILKGEEVVDEIEVSEASNWAFTSKALPKYENGKEITYTVKEVAVTAYETKIEKDDDGQYTITNTHTPEKINLSGQKVWNDNNNQDGIRPENITVELLANGEATGQTATASEATAWQYSFENLDRYKDSKEVSYSVKEVNIPEGYKAEVDGMNVTNNHVPETITLTGQKTWDDNNDQDGIRPQSITLHLLANGVDTGLTTTATADTNWTYSFKDIAKYQNGKEVTYTVSEDTVGGYTSVVDGMNVTNTHTPTTPTTPKSDKPNSPSSNQKNKPKQSSLLPATGDKGDLTLTILGVFLIVAIISGMIYYKIRKM; encoded by the coding sequence ATGAGAAAAATTAGAGATTATTTCCTATTGTTACTTACTCCCATAATTGTGTTTATGGGAGTATTGACAACGACAACAGGACAGATTGTTCATGCTGCTAGTGGGAATGAATTAACCAATGTTATTACAGATATTTCATTATGGGATGTTAACAATGGACAAACACTTCAACCAAACAGCTCAGGGACTTATAATTTAGTTAAAGATAATAGTTATCGGTATGAAACTACTTTTGATTTATCTAAATATGATGGAAAGCTGAATGACGGGGATTATTTTATATTTACTGTTCCAGCTCCAATTACAGTTGAAAATACTAGTTTTGATTTGGAAGACAAAGAAACAGGCGTAGCTATGGGAACAGCTGTTGTTACGTCAAGTGGAGACAGCAAAGGAGGAACGGTTAATGTTACTCTGAAAAATTTAAAAGATTATCTTGCTAAAAAAGGTGGAAGTCAAGTTCAAGGTGTCAAAGGAACCTTTTATACTGACTTTAAAATCACGAAGGTCACCAAAAGCGAAACACTGACATATTCAACGAACCAAACAACCAAAGAAATAACACATACCATTTCTGTAACAGAACGAGGAACGTCAGATTATACAGATACAATTGGTAAGGAAAATTTTGCCAAAATTGGTGGTGTTATGAAAAAAGAATCTTGGAGTTCGGAGATTTTAAATAAGAGTGGAGAATATATTCATAATTGGTATCTACGTGTAAACACTAACCAATCCACTTATGATTCTATTAGTCTTAAAGATGCTATTCCAAGCGATTCGGCACCTATGCAATATATTCCTGAAAAGCTAAAGATTTATGCAGGCTATTATAATACTAGTCTTGAGCTAACTGATATACAGTTGATGAAAAAAGGTGAAGACTATACCATTGAATATAATAGCGCCTATACTAGTTTTAATTTAAAAATCCTAAACACTGCTACTCGCTTAGCAACAAATGGAAAGCCAGCAACATATTCAATTTCTTATTCGACAACCTCTCCAGCAAACGGAACAGATGTTGTAAATGAATTATCAATGACTGGTGGAGAGCAAGAAATAACAACGCGTACAGATAGAACAACAACGATTAATCGTGTGACACGTTCTACAAAAATAACAACAGGTGGGACTATTCAGTTAGAAACTGGTTATCGTATTACGCTATATAAACAAGACGCAGAAACAGGTAATTTGCTGAATGGGGCAGAATTTGAAATTACATCTCCAAGTGGTGACAAAGAAACTGTCAAAATTGAAAAAGACGGTGTAGCACAATCTAAAGTTTATTCAGCTGAGGAAGCTAAAAAAGGAAAATTTACAATTGTAGAAATAAAGGCACCAAAAGGATATGTTTTAGATCAGACCCCAATTGAAGTAAGTTTAGGAGAAAACGGTATTATTCGTACAATCAAGAATAGCAAGGAAAAATTGTCTATTCCTGTGACAAAACAGTGGAATGATAACAATAACCAAGATGGTAAACGCCCAGAAGATATAACTGTTCAACTTTATGCTAATGGTCAAGTAGTTGATGGTCAAACTATGACATTGAACAATGAGAATAATTGGACGGCCCAATTTGAAAATTTAGCAAAAATAGATGATGATGGCAAAGAAATTGCCTATACAGTGAAAGAAATTAGTGTAGATGGTTATACTTCCAACATTTCAGGAGATACTGAAAATGGCTATACTATTACAAATACTTATTCACCAGGAAAAGTAGAAATTTCCGGAACTAAGACATGGAGTGATAATAACAACCAAGACGGTAAACGCCCAGATAGTATCACGATTAACCTTTTAGCTGATGGTGAAAAAGTAGATAGTCAAACTGTCACTGCTAATAACAACTGGGCTTACAACTTTACCGATTTAGCTAAATACAAAGATGGCAAAGAGGTTGTCTATACAGTAACGGAAGACCCAGTCTCAGATTATACGACAACTATTAATGGTTACAATATTACCAATTCTTATACCCCAGCAACAACCTCTATTTCTGGAACTAAGACATGGAGTGATAATGATAACCAAGACGGTAAACGTCCAGATAGTATCACGATTAACCTTTTAGCCAATGGTAAAAAAGTAGATAGTCAAAAAGTATCAGCAGCCACTAATTGGGCTTATCATTTTGGCAATTTACCACAGTATGAAAATGGTCAAGTGATTACTTATACAGTAAATGAAGATGCTGTTGATAGTTACAGTACAAGTATTAATGGTTATAATATAACTAATTCTTATACTCCTGAAACGGTTGATGTGAAAGCAACAAAAAATTGGGACGACAACGATAACCAAGATGGTAAGCGTCCAACTTCAATTACGGTCAATCTTTTAGCTGATGGTGAGAAGATAAATAGTCAAAAAGTAGTTGCTGCAGCTGATGGCACATGGACAGCTTCCTTTACTAATTTGCCAAAATATAAAGACGGTAAAGAAATTAAATACACCGTTACTGAAGAAGCAGTTGAAGAATATGAGACCATCATTAATGATTTCACCATTACAAATAAGTATATTCCAAAAGCTATTGAATATAAGGTAACAAAAGTTTGGAAAGATAATAATAACCAAGATGGTAAGCGTCCAAGTGCTATTACAGTTCAATTATATAAATCTGTTGGCGAGGCAAAACCGACACCAATAGCTGGCAAAACCTTAACTTTAACAGCCGATAATCAAACGAATGACAACACATGGGAAGCTTCCTTTACAAATCTCCCACAATTTGAAAAAGGACAAGAAATTGCTTACTCTGTGCAAGAAGTAGATACTCCAGAAGGTTATACTGCGTCAGTTGAGGGGCAAACTATCACGAATAGTCATGACCCAGAAACAATCATCATCTCAGGACAAAAGAAATGGGATGATAACGATAACCAAGATGGTAAGCGAACAACAACTGTCAAAGTTCAAATCTTGAAAGGTGAAGAGGTTGTTGATGAAATTGAAGTTAGTGAAGCAAGTAACTGGGCATTTACATCTAAAGCTTTGCCTAAATACGAGAATGGAAAAGAAATTACTTATACGGTGAAAGAAGTTGCAGTGACCGCTTATGAAACCAAAATTGAAAAAGATGATGACGGTCAATATACCATTACGAATACTCATACACCTGAAAAGATTAATTTGTCAGGGCAAAAAGTTTGGAATGACAATAACAACCAAGACGGTATTCGTCCAGAGAACATTACAGTTGAGCTTTTAGCCAATGGTGAAGCAACGGGTCAAACCGCAACAGCCAGTGAAGCAACTGCCTGGCAGTATAGTTTTGAAAATCTTGACCGTTATAAAGATAGTAAGGAAGTTAGTTATTCTGTCAAAGAAGTGAACATTCCAGAAGGCTATAAAGCTGAAGTGGACGGTATGAACGTAACAAATAACCACGTTCCAGAAACAATCACCCTAACTGGTCAGAAAACATGGGATGATAATAATGACCAAGATGGTATTCGACCACAATCCATCACGCTTCACCTTTTAGCCAATGGTGTTGATACGGGCTTAACTACGACAGCGACAGCTGATACTAACTGGACTTACAGCTTTAAAGATATTGCTAAATATCAAAATGGTAAGGAAGTTACTTATACAGTAAGTGAAGATACTGTTGGTGGCTATACTTCAGTAGTTGATGGTATGAATGTTACGAATACACATACGCCAACCACACCAACGACTCCTAAATCAGATAAACCAAATTCGCCATCAAGCAATCAAAAAAATAAACCGAAACAGTCATCTCTACTTCCAGCAACTGGAGATAAAGGTGACTTGACATTAACTATTTTAGGTGTTTTTCTTATTGTAGCTATTATCTCTGGCATGATTTATTATAAAATAAGAAAAATGTAA
- a CDS encoding TetR/AcrR family transcriptional regulator, whose product MANPKMNKFEIKSQQTKKDLIDAFWDLMIERDFDKIRIKQITDKAGVYRSTFYLHFLDLYDLLEQEENRLVAKWQKVSEEMEKTIDSLDLLIAIAKFYEENALQVFLLIREKRSSMYEIKMKNLIKERLKELYDVEENQEVIYIFEFYISAILQTLSYWYQNDSDKDIFEVVTLMFKLMENGISGMWDRR is encoded by the coding sequence ATGGCTAATCCGAAAATGAATAAATTTGAAATTAAATCACAGCAGACCAAAAAAGACTTAATTGATGCTTTTTGGGATTTAATGATAGAAAGGGATTTTGATAAAATCCGTATTAAGCAAATAACAGACAAGGCCGGCGTCTACCGCTCAACCTTTTACCTACATTTTTTAGATTTGTATGATCTTTTAGAACAAGAAGAAAATAGACTGGTAGCTAAATGGCAAAAGGTTTCCGAAGAAATGGAAAAAACTATTGATTCACTTGATCTTTTAATAGCTATCGCAAAATTTTATGAAGAAAATGCCTTACAAGTTTTTTTGCTTATAAGGGAGAAACGGTCTAGCATGTACGAAATCAAGATGAAAAATCTAATTAAAGAACGGCTAAAAGAACTTTATGATGTAGAAGAAAATCAAGAAGTAATATATATTTTCGAATTCTACATATCGGCTATTCTGCAAACCTTAAGCTACTGGTATCAAAATGATTCAGATAAAGATATTTTTGAAGTCGTGACATTGATGTTCAAATTAATGGAAAATGGGATATCAGGTATGTGGGACAGAAGGTGA
- a CDS encoding LysR family transcriptional regulator, whose translation MKLRQLEYFNALCTLKTYSKVADKFNVSQPTVSYAIKSLEESLKASLIIRDQSHSEISLTREGEIFRNYSENAIQQLDMGKAALKSLKSKRIKFGISANLSRFYALTDHLTNIENILQNEVSLIEDGSKEITSKIASNELDIALFASCKELYSDHLDLMKLASLPFKLAVSKKHEFSNSHTISLINCSNEEFVIFNEHFVHNEVFWKYVNDSKFIPNILAEVSDVGSFKNLIERKNSIGLLVDLGNFQDINLVELNNSFQLNFNLYLGKQKESKINNTSFKKIERYLIEELNNMSKYDK comes from the coding sequence ATGAAACTTCGTCAATTGGAATACTTTAATGCTTTATGTACTTTAAAAACGTACTCAAAAGTAGCAGATAAATTTAATGTTAGTCAACCAACTGTTAGTTATGCTATTAAATCACTTGAAGAAAGTCTAAAGGCTTCACTTATTATTAGAGACCAATCACACTCAGAAATTTCTTTAACAAGAGAGGGAGAAATTTTTAGAAACTATTCAGAAAATGCAATACAACAATTAGATATGGGGAAAGCTGCTTTAAAATCTTTAAAGAGTAAGCGAATTAAATTTGGTATATCAGCAAACTTATCACGTTTCTATGCTCTTACTGATCATCTTACAAATATTGAAAACATTCTTCAAAATGAGGTAAGTTTAATTGAGGATGGCTCAAAAGAGATAACGAGTAAAATAGCATCTAATGAATTGGATATTGCACTATTTGCGTCATGTAAAGAGCTTTATAGTGATCACCTTGATTTAATGAAACTAGCCTCTTTACCATTTAAACTAGCAGTATCAAAAAAACATGAATTTTCTAATTCACATACAATTAGCCTGATAAACTGTAGTAACGAAGAGTTTGTTATATTTAATGAACATTTTGTACACAATGAAGTTTTCTGGAAATATGTTAATGATTCAAAGTTTATTCCAAATATTTTAGCAGAAGTTAGTGATGTAGGCAGCTTTAAAAACTTGATTGAAAGGAAAAACTCAATAGGACTATTGGTGGATTTAGGAAACTTTCAAGATATAAATTTAGTTGAACTAAATAATTCCTTTCAGTTAAATTTCAACCTTTACCTGGGTAAGCAAAAAGAATCGAAAATTAATAATACTTCTTTCAAAAAAATAGAGCGGTATCTCATTGAAGAGTTAAACAACATGTCAAAGTATGATAAATAA
- a CDS encoding helix-turn-helix domain-containing protein: protein MVKDNYLQRYIAKKVKCYRKNKQLSQEELSEKAGLGLKYINQIENQNINISIQTLEKVITALDLTVEEFFNFNSEPLSDLTFRRFEMKIKQLPKEKQASLIEIFEKILDQFD, encoded by the coding sequence ATGGTAAAAGATAATTATTTACAGCGATACATTGCTAAAAAAGTTAAGTGCTATAGAAAAAATAAGCAACTCAGTCAGGAAGAATTGTCAGAAAAAGCTGGTTTAGGCTTAAAATACATTAATCAAATTGAAAATCAAAATATTAACATAAGTATTCAAACTCTTGAAAAAGTTATTACTGCTTTAGATTTAACGGTAGAGGAATTTTTTAATTTTAACTCTGAACCACTATCTGACCTTACTTTTAGACGATTTGAAATGAAAATAAAGCAACTTCCCAAAGAGAAACAAGCATCCCTCATTGAGATTTTTGAAAAAATACTTGATCAATTTGATTAA
- a CDS encoding YoaK family protein codes for MKTSKKITSINQRATIAMFLTFTGGFIDSYAYSNFNHTLPLTQSGNMVLLTSDFILKDWSGVSIKLSTLLGFILGITVSRYLAQKVQLIFLEFYLLFLFLASIICSYFLIDRVSDPLALFPLSFGLALTVVSFDKVDGQPYNDAFTTGNIKKMVLYWSDFILTKDDNKKGLALLFTKVVFSFVIGALTSQYFQKLMLRHALLLALLPIMFLIIYVCDTIKHS; via the coding sequence ATGAAGACTTCAAAAAAAATTACGTCTATCAATCAACGTGCCACCATAGCTATGTTCCTGACTTTTACGGGAGGTTTTATTGATAGTTATGCTTATAGTAATTTCAATCATACATTGCCACTCACACAGTCAGGAAATATGGTTTTGCTGACAAGTGATTTCATTTTAAAAGATTGGTCTGGAGTTTCTATTAAACTTTCCACGTTGCTCGGTTTCATTTTAGGAATTACTGTTTCAAGATATCTTGCCCAAAAAGTTCAACTTATTTTCTTGGAATTTTATTTACTATTTCTATTTTTAGCATCTATCATATGTAGCTATTTTTTGATTGATAGAGTTAGCGACCCGCTTGCACTATTTCCTTTGTCATTTGGTTTAGCTTTAACCGTCGTTAGTTTTGATAAAGTTGATGGACAACCTTATAATGATGCATTTACAACAGGAAATATTAAAAAGATGGTGTTATATTGGTCAGATTTTATACTCACTAAAGATGATAACAAAAAGGGATTAGCATTATTATTTACAAAAGTTGTTTTCTCTTTTGTAATAGGTGCACTTACTTCACAATATTTTCAAAAATTAATGCTACGTCATGCTTTACTTTTAGCATTACTACCAATTATGTTTTTAATAATATACGTATGTGATACTATTAAACACTCTTAA
- a CDS encoding SCP2 sterol-binding domain-containing protein — protein sequence MTKESIPSAENFFQEYWKDAKTKEDGLAEELCGTLQFDFRPSEDGVFVIRVENGKLLPLERTAVPNPTMSIRVGFPDFYKVKIGEEKFWKLLLFRKVKISGDKSFTKNFAAAGIN from the coding sequence ATGACAAAAGAATCTATTCCTAGCGCTGAAAATTTCTTTCAGGAGTACTGGAAGGATGCTAAAACCAAAGAAGATGGACTAGCAGAAGAGCTTTGTGGAACATTGCAATTTGATTTTCGACCAAGTGAGGATGGGGTTTTCGTTATTCGTGTGGAAAATGGAAAGCTCTTACCTTTAGAACGGACAGCAGTTCCAAATCCTACCATGTCTATTCGTGTAGGATTCCCTGATTTTTATAAGGTAAAAATTGGCGAAGAAAAATTTTGGAAGTTATTACTTTTCCGTAAAGTCAAGATTTCAGGCGACAAATCTTTTACGAAAAATTTTGCTGCTGCTGGTATTAACTAG
- a CDS encoding oxalate decarboxylase family bicupin — MTNTNIPQPTREKDNKGWLDFGPRNIERDRENPDILVPPATDHGTLSNMRFSYSDAHNRMEEGGWAREVTIRELPISDELAGVNMALAPGAYREMHWHKEAEWGLMLYGNARVTGIDEHGQTFIDDVKTGDLWNFESGVAHSIQALDEGCEFLLVFNDANFSENQTLLLSDWLAHTPEEVIQANFKQSEEILAPLPKKEKYIFNGTLPQSIEEEKRPNSKGDTVHPLTFHLDDIDPIETEAGRVWIIDQSVFPAAKSIAGAIVEVEPGGMRELHWHPKSSEWQYYISGQARMGVFNSNGLARTFDFKAGDVGYVPNVAGHYVQNTGTEKLVFVEVFPNPDYSDISLNKWLASVPTKTVAEHLNLSEDIVERFPQEAQPVVWFDPEKIQFNKSEKKPF, encoded by the coding sequence ATGACTAACACAAATATTCCTCAACCAACTCGTGAAAAAGATAATAAAGGGTGGTTAGACTTTGGACCTCGTAACATTGAACGTGATCGTGAAAATCCGGATATTCTAGTTCCTCCTGCTACAGACCATGGAACCTTATCGAATATGCGCTTTAGTTACTCTGATGCCCACAATCGTATGGAAGAAGGGGGTTGGGCTCGTGAAGTAACAATCCGTGAATTACCAATTTCAGATGAACTTGCTGGTGTCAATATGGCTTTAGCACCTGGGGCTTACCGAGAAATGCACTGGCATAAAGAAGCCGAATGGGGACTAATGCTTTATGGTAACGCACGGGTAACAGGTATTGATGAACATGGTCAAACCTTTATTGATGATGTTAAAACTGGTGATTTGTGGAATTTTGAATCAGGAGTAGCTCATTCTATTCAAGCTTTAGATGAAGGATGTGAGTTTCTACTTGTCTTTAATGACGCAAATTTCTCAGAAAATCAGACACTCCTCCTAAGCGATTGGCTCGCACATACACCAGAAGAAGTTATTCAAGCTAACTTCAAGCAAAGTGAAGAAATTCTTGCACCTCTTCCTAAAAAGGAAAAATACATCTTTAACGGAACACTACCTCAATCCATTGAAGAAGAAAAACGTCCTAACTCAAAAGGAGATACCGTTCACCCACTAACCTTCCACTTGGACGATATTGATCCTATTGAAACGGAAGCTGGTCGTGTTTGGATTATTGATCAGTCTGTCTTTCCAGCGGCTAAAAGCATTGCAGGTGCGATTGTTGAAGTTGAACCAGGTGGTATGCGTGAACTTCACTGGCACCCTAAATCATCAGAATGGCAATACTACATTTCTGGTCAGGCAAGAATGGGAGTTTTTAATTCTAATGGTTTAGCTCGTACATTTGATTTTAAAGCTGGTGATGTTGGTTATGTGCCAAATGTCGCTGGTCACTATGTTCAAAATACAGGAACAGAAAAACTCGTTTTTGTTGAGGTCTTTCCAAATCCTGATTATTCGGATATTTCCCTTAACAAATGGCTGGCATCTGTACCTACAAAGACAGTTGCAGAACACTTAAATCTATCAGAAGACATTGTAGAACGTTTCCCACAAGAAGCTCAACCCGTTGTCTGGTTTGACCCTGAAAAGATTCAGTTTAATAAATCTGAAAAAAAGCCTTTTTAA
- a CDS encoding DUF1269 domain-containing protein: MENIIVSIFRIESEAFQAFSELKQFGQTEKTKLAQVSIVKSENGIIKVKDSFDLTDSLGSDYFKGGVIGGLVGILGGPLGILLGFTAGGTIGASIGADKELANSTLITTVSENLINGEVAIIALVQESDESVLNAIFEKYQVHIARWDVATVAAEIESALEIQQDLAHQAKARLIADKKEARREKFDKLKSDIREKFQS; the protein is encoded by the coding sequence ATGGAAAATATTATTGTCTCAATTTTCCGTATTGAAAGTGAAGCTTTTCAAGCATTTTCAGAGCTAAAACAATTTGGTCAAACTGAAAAAACAAAATTAGCTCAGGTTTCAATTGTAAAGTCTGAAAATGGAATTATTAAGGTTAAGGATAGCTTTGATTTAACAGATTCTTTAGGGAGTGATTATTTCAAAGGTGGAGTGATTGGCGGCTTAGTTGGTATTTTAGGCGGTCCACTTGGTATCCTACTTGGTTTTACCGCAGGAGGGACTATCGGTGCTTCTATTGGTGCAGATAAAGAGCTAGCTAATTCAACCTTAATCACAACTGTTAGCGAAAATCTTATTAATGGTGAAGTGGCAATTATTGCGCTTGTTCAAGAAAGTGATGAATCTGTCTTAAATGCTATTTTTGAAAAGTATCAGGTTCACATTGCTAGGTGGGATGTCGCTACTGTTGCAGCGGAAATAGAGTCAGCCCTAGAAATTCAACAAGATCTAGCACATCAAGCTAAAGCACGCTTAATTGCTGACAAAAAAGAAGCTCGTCGTGAAAAGTTTGATAAGTTAAAATCTGATATTAGAGAAAAATTTCAAAGTTAA
- a CDS encoding dihydrolipoyl dehydrogenase family protein: MTNSEKKTKAFDFLVIGGGITGLTVSSNLAIEGKKVALIESRDWGGTSINRGATAKKAILALSELHHKIEAFHGKGFDSIPDINWEDMISHRDWLVEDQRARAKERAISSGVYTFEGQARFLDDHHVIVDGQVLSADTIVIATGSKPRELTFEGAQFVDDSGNLLRQHRKPKEIAIIGAGVIALSLISSFTEAGVKVHVIQHNKGVLRGFDRELVDTLVTRLQSKGAEFHLNAEPIRVCKEDNGFYSVLLSTGTSLIVNGIYDAAGRVPYIQQLDLEKAGISYNSKGIKVNDYLQTSKKWIYALGDCCDTPVPKLTSYGDYQAKYLANLLFGHRNDKISYPKAPAVTVFSIPKLGQVGIPVSQAKTSPNHYNIKDIDMSHWQNYRRVRDDLAQLKLVIDTSNQQVVGAEILSDTADILINYLALLINLGASMQDVQNIIFAYPSIATDLYGIWT; encoded by the coding sequence ATGACTAATTCTGAAAAGAAAACAAAGGCCTTTGATTTTTTAGTCATTGGTGGAGGTATTACGGGATTAACTGTTTCAAGTAATTTAGCGATTGAAGGGAAGAAAGTTGCCCTAATCGAATCTAGGGATTGGGGTGGAACAAGTATTAACCGTGGTGCAACGGCAAAAAAGGCTATCTTAGCGTTAAGTGAATTACATCATAAAATTGAAGCATTTCACGGAAAAGGCTTTGATAGCATTCCTGATATTAACTGGGAAGATATGATTAGCCATCGTGATTGGTTAGTTGAAGATCAGCGAGCTAGAGCAAAAGAACGGGCTATTTCTTCTGGTGTTTATACCTTTGAAGGACAAGCAAGATTTCTAGATGATCACCATGTTATCGTTGATGGACAGGTTCTTTCAGCCGATACGATTGTAATCGCAACAGGTTCTAAACCTCGAGAGTTAACGTTTGAAGGAGCTCAATTTGTAGATGATAGCGGTAACTTGTTACGACAACATAGGAAACCTAAAGAGATTGCTATTATTGGGGCTGGTGTTATTGCTCTCTCTCTCATTTCAAGCTTTACCGAAGCTGGTGTCAAGGTTCATGTTATTCAGCACAACAAGGGCGTTCTTAGGGGCTTTGATAGAGAGCTTGTTGATACCTTAGTCACACGATTACAATCAAAAGGGGCTGAATTTCATTTAAATGCAGAACCAATAAGGGTTTGTAAAGAAGATAATGGATTTTACTCCGTATTACTATCAACTGGCACATCCTTAATTGTTAATGGTATTTATGATGCTGCTGGACGTGTTCCTTATATTCAACAGCTAGATTTAGAGAAGGCAGGCATTAGTTATAATTCCAAAGGTATTAAAGTCAATGACTATTTGCAAACTTCTAAAAAATGGATTTATGCTTTAGGAGATTGCTGCGATACTCCTGTTCCTAAATTAACAAGCTATGGAGATTATCAGGCGAAATACCTAGCAAACTTACTATTCGGTCATCGAAATGACAAAATTTCGTACCCTAAAGCTCCTGCTGTAACTGTTTTTAGTATCCCTAAGTTAGGTCAGGTTGGTATACCTGTTAGTCAGGCAAAAACTTCACCTAACCACTATAACATTAAAGATATTGATATGAGCCATTGGCAAAATTATAGGCGTGTTAGAGATGATCTAGCACAGTTAAAACTTGTCATTGATACTTCAAATCAACAAGTTGTTGGTGCGGAAATCTTAAGTGATACTGCGGATATTCTGATAAATTATTTAGCCTTGCTCATTAACTTGGGAGCTAGTATGCAAGATGTCCAAAATATCATCTTTGCTTACCCTTCAATAGCGACTGATTTGTATGGTATTTGGACGTAA